TGCTGCCATCTATCGGCCTCTCAATGATATTGCATCAAAATAATTCTGGAGAAAAAgtataaaaacactcaattaAAGCACAGATAACCGCAAACTCACTTAAATTATTTAACAAACAATATAATATACCATAATCCTAACCCCACCACAGCCAAAACGtgtttttgatttaatttacTGTCATTTAGCACGATATTCACTATTGCTTTAGCGCGAATGTGCATTGTTTACTCCAACCGCTAGGTCGCGGTACAGGGCTCAGATTTTTAGTTGCCATAAAACCACAGAAGAAGACGAAATCTCCACATGTAAACAAGAGCCTCTTGTTTACAAACGAAAACGTGTTTCACCAATGGATCCGTTTCGAAACATGGATCCCAATATCCGTGCGTATTAAAAAGAACTCCGCCGTTTTGCGCTCGATTGTTGTGGCATAATGGTAATCTTATAAAAGAGAAGCTAACATTTCTGCATAGGTTACCGTGCCGTCAACGTAACGTGTCTAGCCGGATGCGAAGTGCCCTCCGAAGATATGACATTACAAGAATTATGGAAAACAGAACCCCTTGACTCgtatttttatcatcataGGTGCAATTAAGTTATTATGTACTATTATGTTGCTTTGAGGACTTGTTGGTAGTCAGTCATGGAATAAAGACGTTCCTGCCACATTTGCAAAAGTCtttaaagcaacaaaaacaagatgatATTATGAAGGACGCTTCTAAAAGGAAAGttgtatgtatgtttttgaGAATGGAATTTTATTTGTGATGATTCCTTCAAGCCATCAAGATGCAACCACGCtgtttaattatattttaatgcGATTTTTACAGGCTGCTGGGCTGTGAGAACCGCGGTCCACGAGGCAGCGGCGATTGGTCAGGCTTCCCGTTTGCAGCAGCTCATCGATCGCGGCGCTTCCGTCAACATCGTGGCGGAGGACTCCATCACACCCCTGCACGAGGCCTGCGCCCGGGGTCACACCCAGTGCGCCCGGCTACTTCTGGATGCCGGTGCACAGGTGAGCACAAGTCTCAGCGGAGGAGGTAAAAGTACAGTCCATTCTTACGTCCTCTGATGGATGTTAGGTGGATGCGAGAAACATGGATGGCAGCACCCCGCTGTGTGAAGCCTGCTCTGTGGGTAGTTTGGAGTGCGTGACGCTCTTGCTGGAACGAGGCGCCAAAGCCAATCCTGCCCTCACCTCTCGTACTGCCTCACCTCTCCACGAAGCCTGTATGGCAGGCAAGTGGTTTTCACGATACGACTCCAATATGCTTCCTCAAATAGACACacaattttaaataacattCTTGCAGGAAGCTTGGACTGTGTGAAGTTGCTGATTGCTGAGGGCGCTTCCCTGGAGGCGAATGACCTCTACCACGGGACCCCGCTGCATGTAGCTTGTGCTAATAACCACTTACACTGTGCGAAAGAGCTCCTCAATGCTGGTAAGCATCACACGAGACAGGAAATATTCGAATTTTTATAACATGCAGAACTGTGCCAGGTGCCAGAGTAAACGCCGCCCGGCTGCACCAGACGGCACTGCACCACGCCGCAAAGAGCGCAAACGTGGAATTGATTGAGACCCTCGTGGAGTTCGGCGCCAACATTTACGCCCGGGATAGACACAATAAGAAACCCGTCGACCACGCCTCGCCGGGCTCACCAGTCGCAACCTGCCTGCGCTCTTATGAGGGTATGACTCAAATGCATCAGAAATCTTGTAGTGGCACAAAGCTGCCAGATGGTGGCAGTCAAGGACCATTTTTATATAGTATCCAAATCAGAcgtagattaaaaaaagttgtttttatgtcGCTATTCTTTCCTACAGCCATGCCCATGAGCCTGCAGCAACTCAGTAGGTTGGCACTGCGACAGAAGCTGGGCACCAGTGCGCTGAAGGTTGTAGCTCAACTCCAGATTCCAAAGCTGATTATCAGCTACCTGTGCTATCAGTGACTTGAAGCCTGAAGAGGATTTCAATGATCGTTTCAAcaaataagaaagaaaaaaaaaaagactgcaatctcgagaaaaacaaaacactgagGAAACTGCGTTAATTCAGCAGATTCATATTCGAGTGAAACAATGTCTTAATATaatttttgaaattcacattcaCCTTGGACCCTTTGTGATGGAGGTCTGTGTTATTTAATTCCTGTTGACTTGATATTTAAAGAAGAAATGCACTTAAGATCATATTTTCTGCTACATGATTACatgaaaatgcacattttttatcatttcaaattcatgtttgtttttccacaaataatacaatgaTAAAGCATATTAGAAAAATTTGTTATGCACGTTTGTGTTGTGGCATGTAAATTCTGAAGGCCTTGTCAAGGGAAACAGCTGTGAGCCAGATGCTTCTCTTTGTTTGGGACACTACTGTATAAATGTATAGTTAGCAACCACGGGTCTATTTATACTCCCCAAAAAATGAGAGCTAATTTTAGCAAGGCGCACAGAAAGATGTTTACAAATTCTCCAAAGCGCCGCGCCCCCATCTTAATCGTTGTCCTTGTTGACATGACCTCCTTCGGGGTGTTTCATAACTGGTCCATTGAGGCCACAATTTATCATAGTGTTGAACTTCAAGACAAATTCATGACACAAGATATTTGCTGGCATTTAGGTAATGGCGCTGTCTTTAGCTCCTTCTGTTTCTCTTcagttttatctttttattgtaGCTAGTATGCCAAGTGGATTTAGGTCTATCTGTTTGATTTTCAATAACTGTCAAGATGCCCGAGGTAGTTGGGTTCAAGGCCTATGATTGTTTAATATTAGAATAGAATATTGTCATTGTACAGCAGAtatacaaatttttttttcaatttattgtGGATAAATCTTTGAACTATTTTTGCCCATTTAGGCCATGTAAGGCAAtctgaaaataattatattagTTTATAAAAACTCTTTAATATGGAAAAGTTAGTAGGCCTTCAGATTCGAATGCAAAGCAATGCTCAatgaatatataaaataaaaaataactacAAAATGCCCCAAGCAGCCCCTTCTCCTCCCAGCAACAGTGAACTAGCGTTTGGCACCCGCAGattcgtttttttgtttcgtcaaatatttattcatttttttaggggATCTGTCTTtagtaaaatatttattcatttttagggGAGGCGTCCATCCTTTTTTTCGTTTGAAATGCATTTCGAATGAAAAatgttaacacacacacacaatgcattGCGATGGACGTAAGCCATTCGCGGGCATTTTCCCTCCGCTGCCCTCATAGCTAACTGCTATTTCTGACGGTGACCACATACGAACTTActaaaaaaggcaaaagaaaaatgtctggAAGTCATTGGAGACAAAAACGAACAGAAGCCAAAACAGGAAAACTGTGAGGTAAAGAAAAGTAACGTTAAAGAGAAGTATAAGCCATTGATAATTTATGATTAATTAGCTTCCGCGGTTAACCCCGGTTAGCTTCAATACAATATGCTAATCAGTAAAACGAccacttattttatttagttgggccgcaaattatattttaaaataatgtgcaTTTAAACGTACTCATTGTGGTGTTTACATTAAATTGGCTTAATCTAggtttttattactttttgaTAGCATTGACATGATATGctaacatttttgataggcTAACATTTTCGCGATGTTAAAATCGTCAAAATCATGTTAAATGCTTTAAACTTTGCGtcacatattattattattattattagcaaTTTCTGTAAGGTTTCAATTTGATGTTGATTGTAAGTTATCACTCATgtcagaatttttattttttggctatgatattttgtatttattgtatttttttatgtaactTGAGTGACATGATATCCTGCAAGTTAAAGAATGATTAAAACATTATATTCAATCTTTTTGTAAGTGTATAAACAGTATTCATCACCGACAGAGGATGGGCACGTAGAAAATCACAATTGCTTCGGCCGGCCACAAATAAAGGTAAATAGGCTGCCTCAAAGTATACTcaacagaaaatatttactCAAAATAACCATCAATTACTCTCTGTCTAGAATTCGCCGCAAGATCTTGCCCAGAGGATTAAAGATGACTGAGACTAAGGTAAGGGAGCTGcctcaaaatacaaaataggaATTTGTTAATCAGGTCCCGATCACCTACTAAACTGAATCTGACCCGCAGAACACCCCTGCAGTCAAGTGCAAGTGTAATGCCGTGACCTTTTGGAGTGTTTATTCCTCAAAGATCCCCAGTGACATTTACTGATGTTTAATTAGGATTGTGTCCGGGCGCAAATTCAGTCTCTTGCTGTAGCCCCAGACCCCTTAAGACTTGTTAAACACAGAAAATCTGTGTGCTTTAAATCCCAGGTGGATAAGAGGAAAGGCATGTGTGGAATTCCAATGGTCCAAGTTGAAAAGTGGTCCTCAATCCACAGGCATCTTTTGTGAGAGTTGTGGTAGCTCAATTCTCTTTGATTGAGGAATGCGTCACAATTGAGAGCTTCTGGGTTTGAATTTCAGCCCAGGCCTTTCTACATTTACCCCAGGCACTCTGGCTTTGTAAAAGTACACAGAAACatgcattttcatattttttttttaaactaaattGTTCATAGATGTGAATGTGAAGGGGAAGTTGAACCATCTTGGAAACAGGAGTTCAGAACGATCAGTTATATCAGCCAAGTAAAAGAATatctgaaaatgttttactaTTACTGACACCTGTAGGGCTGGAGTGGAACAGcatgattatattttttttacttatttttagcgtgatttttttaaaatggttttGTGTACAGCACTTTGTTACAGTTTTTGTCAAAGTGCTCTATAAATAAAGCTGAGTTGAGCTATGTATATCATTATTTTGCCTCGATTGACGGATGGAAAACATTAAGGCAACAAAATCGTCTTATTGAATCGGGTACATGTAAATTAAGCTGAACTGCAGGGGGTCATGGTTCATTGTGCTTGTAAACGCAAAGCCTGGAACACTGCACCGGGCACCCTGCAGGAGCGTGCGTACCCAATCACGTAGAGCAAGACGAAACTTGAATCCTTGCCTTCTAAAATCATAAAGTGTAGTTTGCACTCGGAACATTGCATCTTGACTTACTTTCAAAGTAAGCTACTgtcctgtttttgttgcagGAGCCTGCCACGCTTTGAGAAACAAGTGTGAAGTAAGTAGCAGTTATGTAATATTTACGTAACTACATGCACACACCCTGGCAGTGTACCTTTAGGTTGCATGCAATAAAGCTCACTGGCACATGAGAACGCATTTTGTGCACACATGTTCCGCCAAACTgtcattttagttttagtattttttttttttaaaccctagGGGAAACATTACAGTGTGTAATTCTCAATTTCCCCACAAAAATGTGATCTTTCCTCTAATTATCACTAATCACTGCTTTTTAAAAGTGCAAGGGAAGCAAGGATGGtggcaaatgtttttcaaagtgATGATACGGCATAATACTTATCCTCATATATGCTCAATATAATTACGATATTCTGGTGGTATTAATTCATTTTCTTATGTTGTCACTATTTCACTGATAAAAATACAACctatttttaatcattaaaaaagGAATGTATTCTTTTCTTAATTTTCTCACTCTTTCCAGGTGCAGGGTGAATTTCACCCTTTGACCACGTGGCGGCGCTACAGAAAAGCAAATCCTTGAACCACATGACCATGCAGTAAGTGCCATTCGCCAGCATGTGTTCAGGGCCTCAGAGCAAAGTGAGAAGAAGCTTCTGTAAAATGCGGTCTGTTGATTTTACATTAATTGTTAGGAGGCCTTCCTCAGTGCACCATCAACTAGGAAGgctggggggagggggggcgggggtcaagtgtgtatgtgtgtgggggggcttCTATTTTGGCAGAAAGCAAAAAGCAGATCGCTTGTGTTGATTCAAGGCCCTGCACAGACAGGAACCGGGGAGGCTTTTGTTTGGGAATCATGAGATAAACAGTGAGCTGAAACGCTGTGATGGTCTACTGCTACGCACtgtaacatgcacacacacacacacacacacacacacacacacacacacacacacacacacacacacacacacacacacacacacacacacacacacacacacacacacacacaccctgcgCCACTCTTGAAATGAGCTGCAGATGTGCACAACACACTCAATCTACAACAGTGACTCATTTTCGTATACATGCTCCGATCGTTGCCCTCAGAAGGCGTCTTAACATGCACATAGTTAGCCTAGTAGCATAGCTGTTTTTGTAAGGATGCCAAAGtttttctcaaaaaaacaaatcccgTTTGGCTATTGTCACtgaaggactttttttttttttttttttcccttgaaaACGGGCCACTTTGATTCTCATGGCATTCTGGGTACATGTCCTTGTTAGGTTTAATTGTCGAGCTCCTTGGAAAAATGTCTCCCCTGCAGAGGGAAAACCAACAAATGAGAACCTCCTGGTCTTGAGGGTATGGCGCAAGTGTTCTTTTACACcagcgtgaaaaaaaaaattacattcacATGTGTCTAGTCCGGATGACAATGCTCCAGAgctaacacacacatagaggCACACACTCTCGGACAAATACACGTTTAGGGACAGGCGGGTTGATGTCGAAGCCATCTGGTTGTATTTTGTGAAAGGAGTCCCCCCCGTTCCGGAGTTGGCCAGTCTGCAGTGCAAATGAAAAGAGCctcgagagaaaaaaaaacaaaaaactgtctGCAGACTCGTACCATGTCTGTGTGTAGCACTCTCATGACGCATGCTGGCTCAGCAAGCCTGCTCGCTTCTTGTGCTGTTCTCatgtaattttctcaaaaatcgACTTAAATAAGGATTATGGTGAAATGCATTGCGCTTTAAAGTAAAAGAAAACGATGCCAATAACGAATGTAAATGCACAAGATAAAATGCAATTGAACGCTATCAGATAGCAAATGGTCGCCAAACAATTGCGATCTTGAACGGACCCTGACGTGAATCTAACGTTCGACGCTTTTGAAAACAGTGGCACTCATTTATTGTATGAGAGACGGTACATTGTTgagtgaaaatacaaaaatgcatttctaCGACGTGCTGTAATTCTCCGCTCTGCTTACCTGATGGGAAAAATACAAAGTATGTCAGTAGAGGCAAGGGCGTTGATTTGGGTTGTCAGGTTGAGCCTGTAAAATCCTCAACATGTTCATTAACTTACATAAAGTCTTTTTTATTGTCCCATCGCTCGCTACCCATTGGCCGGTTGTGCGTTGAGACAAATACCTCGGCAGATTTCAGTAAACACGATAATTGATACTTGCCATGTTTTATAATACGTGACAACAATTTGACGTACAATCGTTGGATAACTTGCTGGCAAACTTTCTTTCTGTGTCATATCTTTCACGTCAATAAAAATATAgcacataaaaataatgacctCATACactaatcccccccccctcgaaaTTGAAGCAAGTGAATTTAGGCCCATATGCAGGTGAATGTAGGGCTTACCAAGCTTAGCTGTAGCTTTAAATGACTCCTGTTCTCACAACTACTGTATAATAATAGTTTGCAAAGTGTGGGGGGGGTAAGATTAGACCGCGCCTCTCCGCCTGGCGCCTCAGTGCTGCTGAGGGGAACACTTTTACACCTGTGGCTGTTTTGCTCTTTCAACACTGCTATTTGTAAAGAAACATtcatgttgacaaaatgatgaAGCAACGCGGGACTTGTTGCCGAGTGTCCGTTTTGTGTGTTCCCTGTTGCAATGAACAAAGAAAAAGGATATGTTTGTAATTACAAGGCGGTTCATTTTCAGTATGGGTGGTCCTGTATGCTGCATTTTATCCCTgcagcaatgttttttttccaaattaataaTAAGTGCTATATTATATAGAGGgactgggagaaaaaaaataacagggTACCAATATAAGATCCATGAGGAATGCCTCATTTTGTGATGGTattctgaaaaagaaaaatcaatccCTTAAATTGCTCAGAAATGATTGTCCACATTGAATCTTGCTAATGGTGTTACTTTTTGCGATGTCTTTATAACTAATTTAgtcttttaaaatatataattttgttttacagtcTGTACAAAGATGCCTACCTAtattatctgcagttcatcaaGTACACGTCGCAGAAGCACGCAAGGTAAGGAACAGTCCCTATTACATGATCTAAGAATGTTCTCGACTGACATTGGTTTACATCGCTACCAGTCACAAGTATTTGGCCTCGAGGTAGCGATCAATAAATTGTTTTACCTGTCAATGTAGCATTTCAGTTTGTTGTGGTGTATAGAACGAGATGTTCTTGATTGACATCTTGCATCTGTGGTTTGGTTGTCATGTAATGTGGGAATGTCTCactaagaaatgtttttttacatgccAAATATTgatgctgacttttttttatgataatgTCACGCTGCTTAAAGGCTTAGTGAATATTGGCTTAACGTAATGGCTAAAGCAATACagtataaacaacaaagatgGCTGCTACTTTTCAGAATATGGAttgtaataaaatgtcatgtcaTTGCATACACCTACATTCCAACAAATACATAAGAACCCTGAGAAGAGGTAAGTTTGCGAGActtaaaatgtgtaaaaaaaaaagtttttaaataaaaacagtagAAACACATTTACCTAGAAAACATCTAAACCACCTTGTAAAATCGCCATGAGAGAAAATGACACACGAGGTGCGGATTGGAAAGCTGCTCGAGACCTGTGCAAGCATGTCGAGGTAAGTCAAATGTTACTGTGGCATTTTTATACTTACAGTAGCTAGGGTGGTTAGTTCAATTTTGCATACTGAAGGTTAGTTTTAGGAACCTGCTATCTTGTAAATATCACTTTGAATATTGTAGCCAAAGGCCAAGAGGGCTTTTAGAGACTAAAGCTAACtgatgtaataaaaaaatttttatgCTCTTAGCTACAGTCGCTCTACTTGTGTGGTCTTATTTTCGAGTATTGTCCTCACCCTATTAGCTTGCATCCATAAATATCTTAAACATCATTGGTCCTCCAGAATATTAACCTTTCACCCTGAAATGGAGAGACTGTTGAAAGTTAAATGTAGCAGCACTACCAACTCACATCTCCTCCGTGCACTCTTTCTCGATTGTCTGTTACCAGTAGCACAGCTGCAGATATTTAATTGATAGACACGTTTCCCACAGGAAAACGCGTATTCACACTTTCCACActgtgaaaagtggaaaatcaGTGATGGATAAGAAGAGTCGAGGATGGGAATGGGGATAAGTGTGATTACTGGAAATGATCCATACCACCGCAGCCCAACGCCAACCCATTTTTAGTACGGCTCCAATAGCGCATATGTATTTGCGTGAGAGGTCGAGGTGAAGGGGCACCAGGTTAGTAGCGTGAGGTGTAAATGGAGAGGAGGTCAGCCAGCTGGGGGCCGGGCGGTCGCTTGTCGTCTTCGATTTCGTTCATAGACAAACACCACAGtgtgtgaaaacattttttcagaGTCAGGCTTGTGTGAATAGAAACATGTTCATAGAATTAAAATAGGTCGTTAAATATCTTATGACTTCATTTCTGAGTTAATTACGTTAGTGACGGGTCTGGCATCGATGTTGCAGGGTTTATAAACTTTTAAGACATTTGGGTTTATAAACTTTTAAGACATTTTATACAAGAAGCAAGAACACATCCAGATAGCGCCGCATAGACAcagtatattctttatcctccgcaaaaaatgacaaatactaTTTCAGCTTAATTGCCAGTCTTCTGTGTTCCATCATCTTCACGTAGTATCTCTACTCATCACGCTGCCCACTAGTGGACCAAACTTAAACTGCAGACCTGGGGGGGACCGGTAACATAATGTTTGCAATTAGCCTGCGTCTGCTAGAGCACCCGCCCCCCCCAGGGCAGTCGCTCAGGATATTGGGTAATGTCTGGATTCTGTGCATTGTGGGCCCGGTCCGTCTGCAAAGGCAATCGAGATGGCGCTGAAAGATACTCTAAAATATGAAATCGTGCAATGAATGGGCTGCAATTTTCCATCCGGGGTGGGTTAGTAGGGGGGGGACGTGTTGAATGTCTGCGACGAAGAGTTTGGAGCTTGGAAAGCTGGCATATGTAAGAAGAGAtggcaaatgtgtgttttcatttaaaagtgtAATATGGATGACAGTCTAAGCTGCAgggctgtttgtgtttgaagctTAAAACGTAGAAGGCTCAGTCTCGACCGGTGTTTCCCAAAACTTTAAGTTGAGTCTTGtattttaaagaaagaaaatctcaCGGCGCACCACCAAACTAAAATGTTACTGAAAGAGGATTTTAAACATATAAATGTGCACTacagaaaaatcaaaaaatgttAGCTCAATGCTAACACTCAATGCAAACGCCATAGATGGGCAGAAAAAACTAGCAACGATTTTTGTGGTGTTTTATTGCTTCAAGCAAATTGTTGGATTAGATTAGAATAGTGCTGCAAAGTGGGAGTGTTTGGCCAGCTggcaacatttaaaagttgacatttttagCAGCTCTTTCTGTAGAAAAACCCTTTGTGAAAATTTTACAAGACTATCAAAATTCTTTGGGCTACCTCGAGTGAAACGCGTTCAAGATTTGCACGCTGAGGTATGTGTTTTTGGATGGTAGGAGACAGGTGCCCTCGTACTCAGGGCTTCCACAGGAAGTCAAAGGTGAAATtcggaaaaataaaacaaaacaggcaGCATGTCAGTtaggcacagcccgaaaaacACTTCCCGTATTTTCCAAAAACACACCGATCGGAGGCCTTTCGGAAAAACGGAATCTGCTTATGAAATCAGacggagaaaaacaaagctgaGACGGAATAAtgtcataaaacattttaggtcaggcagctttttttcccctttaagtGAGTGACATACATGTAAATGACACATTAAATGTTCCCATACTacacaaaatgctttttccacatttgaccTTATGTAACGACGAGGCCTTCGTAGTGTCTCCTTATTCTTCCTAATGTCCTTTCAAGGGCCGGCAGATTGAGTTACGCCGGACTTTGCCTCCCTGTCAACCACATTCATCTATTGTTACTTTGGTTACATAATTTTGTGGCAAAGGATCATGCACACCAAATGTCTGCTGTCCGTTATTAAGGTCCATGGCtcctgtgcgtgtgtgtttctgaTACTTTTGACAGTATTAGGACTGTCGAGGCAATTTGAGTggtaaacaacaaaatattccCTTCAAAACTTTTATATCGGACATACATATATGTTAAAATGTGTGCATTACTAGATAAAA
This genomic window from Syngnathus acus chromosome 23, fSynAcu1.2, whole genome shotgun sequence contains:
- the asb13a.2 gene encoding ankyrin repeat and SOCS box protein 13, coding for MDPFRNMDPNIRCWAVRTAVHEAAAIGQASRLQQLIDRGASVNIVAEDSITPLHEACARGHTQCARLLLDAGAQVDARNMDGSTPLCEACSVGSLECVTLLLERGAKANPALTSRTASPLHEACMAGSLDCVKLLIAEGASLEANDLYHGTPLHVACANNHLHCAKELLNAGARVNAARLHQTALHHAAKSANVELIETLVEFGANIYARDRHNKKPVDHASPGSPVATCLRSYEAMPMSLQQLSRLALRQKLGTSALKVVAQLQIPKLIISYLCYQ